TAAGTCTGGCACTTCAATACCAACTGTTTCAAATTCATGACATTCTGTTTCCAGTGTcaatttaattgcattttctctggcaacatgtgaaTTTCCTTGTCTATTACCAATAGAGTTTACAATGCTTATCTGCTCTAGCTGGTCATCGAATCTGTTCAGATATCTACTTGTCAGCTCTGCTAGTTCATGTTTAGTGTATGTTGCCTTCTGTGCATCTAAATTCTCCTGAAACCAGACAAGTTTCTGCTGCAGCTGGTCCTGTTTCAAGGTTGTTTCCACCTTTGATTTCATTACCCGCTGCTCTCTGTTCAACTTTTTCCGAAGCACTGTTGCCCTTCTACTGTGTGGATGGACAGCTTTGCTCACCTGAGACTTTGGTGCTTTTGGCATTCTGCTTTTTATGTTaaactgaaattgaaaatgatataaagtcagtttaaatatttctttacattgactttaaaaaacaacaacacttattGAACATATGAAGCAAAAATAcgcatttttcacaaaaaatcaaaatataaataacaatatccAGTTTCACTGTGGTAGTACTGGTAAAGCAGTATCTGGGtggtataaaaaaattaatatatttattattaaagattTTTCTTTCTTCTGGCATTAAAAAGTCCATGGAATTAAACCTGACTAAACTGAAAAGTCAGTGTATAAGcatcaaatttgataaagatTGCATAAAGACCTATAAAATCTTGGAGGAAATTGTTCTACAATTTGTCTGAGACTCAGTGTAACATGTACATCAAGTATGTCTGAGTGTAACTGTAGAAGTGTgacattgtaataaaatatccttctttgaaataagaaattttaCATTAAGTATAACTTGCATTACTTTGGTAC
Above is a genomic segment from Mya arenaria isolate MELC-2E11 chromosome 2, ASM2691426v1 containing:
- the LOC128221159 gene encoding translation machinery-associated protein 16-like, whose protein sequence is MPKAPKSQVSKAVHPHSRRATVLRKKLNREQRVMKSKVETTLKQDQLQQKLVWFQENLDAQKATYTKHELAELTSRYLNRFDDQLEQISIVNSIGNRQGNSHVARENAIKLTLETECHEFETVGIEVPDLINGKALSIFKTWTGEARYHPNIKLRRSKKIDLKSSENEELSEMEGDSKSVEADDTDLPDYVSEDDTDKETS